In Kryptolebias marmoratus isolate JLee-2015 linkage group LG20, ASM164957v2, whole genome shotgun sequence, a genomic segment contains:
- the slc6a9 gene encoding sodium- and chloride-dependent glycine transporter 1 isoform X2 yields the protein MEEKQFAGILNGAVPGEPVKKDENTRRGNWGNQIEFVLTSVGYAVGLGNVWRFPYLCYRNGGGAFMLPYFIMLVFCGIPLFFLELSFGQFASLGCLGVWKISPMFKGVGYGMMVVSTYIGIYYNVVICIAFYYFFMSMTNLLPWTYCNNPWNTPDCSGVVGSGAQLNGSLANVTSSLIAGASEMVNRTKRTSPSEEYWKHYVLNISDDIGNFGEVRLPILGCLAVSWCVVFLCLIRGVKSSGKVVYFTATFPYVVLTILFIRGITLDGAINGIKYYLTPQWQKVLDAKVWGDAASQIFYSLGCAWGGLITMASYNKFHNNCFRDSIIISITNCATSVYAGFVIFSILGFMAHHLNVPVSEVADHGPGLAFVAYPEALTLLPISPLWSLLFFFMLILLGLGTQFCLLETLVTAIVDEIGTDWIIRNKTIITLSVAVVGFLLGVPLTTRAGIYWLLLMDNYAASFSLVIISCIMCICVMYVYGHRNYFKDVEMMLGFPPPLFFKVCWRFISPVIISFILIFTVIQYKPITYNDYIYPGWSLAIGFAMALSSVICIPVYALYKISKSPGATFRERLKHACQAHPKWGPALQEHRTGRYAPMASEDAVEGRPLKEKEELKEEQKEGEKEKEKERKDEISLTIQGSNGSTNTHNNPNPSA from the exons GTGCCTTCATGCTTCCATATTTTATCATGTTGGTGTTCTGCGGCATTCCTCTCTTCTTCCTGGAGCTTTCCTTTGGTCAGTTTGCCAGCCTGGGGTGTTTGGGTGTCTGGAAGATTAGCCCCATGTTTAAAG GTGTGGGCTACGGCATGATGGTGGTGTCCACCTACATTGGGATCTATTACAACGTGGTCATTTGCATCGCCTTCTATTACTTCTTTATGTCCATGACAAACCTGCTGCCGTGGACGTACTGCAACAACCCCTGGAACACGCCTGACTGCAGCGGCGTGGTCGGCAGCGGCGCCCAGCTCAACGGCAGCCTGGCGAACGTCACCAGCAGCTTGATCGCCGGGGCGTCCGAGATGGTCAACCGCACCAAGAGGACCAGTCCCAGCGAGGAGTACTGGAA GCACTACGTGTTGAACATCTCTGATGATATTGGGAACTTTGGAGAGGTCCGTCTTCCTATCCTGGGATGCCTGGCCGTCTCCTGGTGTGTTGTCTTCCTCTGTCTCATCAGGGGCGTCAAATCATCTGGAAAG GTGGTGTACTTCACAGCCACATTCCCATATGTGGTTTTGACCATTCTGTTCATTCGTGGCATCACCCTGGATGGAGCCATAAATGGCATCAAATACTACCTGACCCCACAGTGGCAGAAGGTCCTGGATGCAAAG GTGTGGGGAGATGCCGCCTCACAGATCTTCTACTCCCTGGGTTGTGCCTGGGGCGGTCTCATCACTATGGCTTCTTACAACAAGTTTCACAACAACTGTTTCAG GGACAGCATCATCATCAGTATCACCAACTGTGCGACCAGTGTGTACGCCGGCTTTGTCATTTTCTCCATCCTGGGCTTCATGGCGCACCACCTGAACGTCCCTGTGTCGGAGGTGGCCGACCACGGCCCGGGACTGGCCTTCGTGGCTTACCCAGAAGCCCTCACTCTGCTGCCAATCTCGCCGCTCTGGTCACTGTTGTTCTTCTTCATGCTCATCCTTCTGGGACTAGGAACCCAG TTCTGTCTGTTGGAGACGTTGGTGACGGCCATCGTGGATGAGATCGGCACTGACTGGATTATCAGAAATAAGACCATCATCACTCTGTCAGTGGCCGTAGTTGGTTTCCTGCTGGGGGTGCCCCTAACGACACGG GCAGGGATCTAttggctgctgctgatggaCAACTATGCAGCTAGTTTCTCTCTGGTCATCATCTCCTGCATCATGTGTATCTGCGTCATGTATGTTTACG GTCACAGGAACtattttaaagatgttgagATGATGCTGGGCTTCCCTCCTCCTTTGTTCTTCAAAGTCTGCTGGAGATTCATCTCTCCCGTCATTATCTCT TTCATCTTGATCTTCACAGTGATCCAGTACAAACCGATCACTTACAACGACTACATTTATCCCGGCTGGTCCCTGGCTATTGGCTTTGCCATGGCTCTGTCCTCAGTCATCTGCATACCCGTCTACGCCCTGTACAAGATCTCCAAGTCCCCAGGAGCCACTTTTAGAGAG CGGTTGAAGCACGCATGCCAAGCACATCCAAAGTGGGGCCCCGCCCTGCAGGAGCACAGGACAGGCCGCTACGCCCCCATGGCCTCTGAAGACGCTGTGGAGGGCCGTCCCTtaaaggagaaggaggagctgaaggaggaacagAAGGAaggggagaaggagaaggagaaggagaggaaggatGAGATCAGCCTCACCATCCAGGGAAGCAACGGctccaccaacacacacaacaaccCCAACCCCAGCGCGTAG
- the slc6a9 gene encoding sodium- and chloride-dependent glycine transporter 1 isoform X1, protein MSESNTVTASTADQNGAVPGEPVKKDENTRRGNWGNQIEFVLTSVGYAVGLGNVWRFPYLCYRNGGGAFMLPYFIMLVFCGIPLFFLELSFGQFASLGCLGVWKISPMFKGVGYGMMVVSTYIGIYYNVVICIAFYYFFMSMTNLLPWTYCNNPWNTPDCSGVVGSGAQLNGSLANVTSSLIAGASEMVNRTKRTSPSEEYWKHYVLNISDDIGNFGEVRLPILGCLAVSWCVVFLCLIRGVKSSGKVVYFTATFPYVVLTILFIRGITLDGAINGIKYYLTPQWQKVLDAKVWGDAASQIFYSLGCAWGGLITMASYNKFHNNCFRDSIIISITNCATSVYAGFVIFSILGFMAHHLNVPVSEVADHGPGLAFVAYPEALTLLPISPLWSLLFFFMLILLGLGTQFCLLETLVTAIVDEIGTDWIIRNKTIITLSVAVVGFLLGVPLTTRAGIYWLLLMDNYAASFSLVIISCIMCICVMYVYGHRNYFKDVEMMLGFPPPLFFKVCWRFISPVIISFILIFTVIQYKPITYNDYIYPGWSLAIGFAMALSSVICIPVYALYKISKSPGATFRERLKHACQAHPKWGPALQEHRTGRYAPMASEDAVEGRPLKEKEELKEEQKEGEKEKEKERKDEISLTIQGSNGSTNTHNNPNPSA, encoded by the exons GTGCCTTCATGCTTCCATATTTTATCATGTTGGTGTTCTGCGGCATTCCTCTCTTCTTCCTGGAGCTTTCCTTTGGTCAGTTTGCCAGCCTGGGGTGTTTGGGTGTCTGGAAGATTAGCCCCATGTTTAAAG GTGTGGGCTACGGCATGATGGTGGTGTCCACCTACATTGGGATCTATTACAACGTGGTCATTTGCATCGCCTTCTATTACTTCTTTATGTCCATGACAAACCTGCTGCCGTGGACGTACTGCAACAACCCCTGGAACACGCCTGACTGCAGCGGCGTGGTCGGCAGCGGCGCCCAGCTCAACGGCAGCCTGGCGAACGTCACCAGCAGCTTGATCGCCGGGGCGTCCGAGATGGTCAACCGCACCAAGAGGACCAGTCCCAGCGAGGAGTACTGGAA GCACTACGTGTTGAACATCTCTGATGATATTGGGAACTTTGGAGAGGTCCGTCTTCCTATCCTGGGATGCCTGGCCGTCTCCTGGTGTGTTGTCTTCCTCTGTCTCATCAGGGGCGTCAAATCATCTGGAAAG GTGGTGTACTTCACAGCCACATTCCCATATGTGGTTTTGACCATTCTGTTCATTCGTGGCATCACCCTGGATGGAGCCATAAATGGCATCAAATACTACCTGACCCCACAGTGGCAGAAGGTCCTGGATGCAAAG GTGTGGGGAGATGCCGCCTCACAGATCTTCTACTCCCTGGGTTGTGCCTGGGGCGGTCTCATCACTATGGCTTCTTACAACAAGTTTCACAACAACTGTTTCAG GGACAGCATCATCATCAGTATCACCAACTGTGCGACCAGTGTGTACGCCGGCTTTGTCATTTTCTCCATCCTGGGCTTCATGGCGCACCACCTGAACGTCCCTGTGTCGGAGGTGGCCGACCACGGCCCGGGACTGGCCTTCGTGGCTTACCCAGAAGCCCTCACTCTGCTGCCAATCTCGCCGCTCTGGTCACTGTTGTTCTTCTTCATGCTCATCCTTCTGGGACTAGGAACCCAG TTCTGTCTGTTGGAGACGTTGGTGACGGCCATCGTGGATGAGATCGGCACTGACTGGATTATCAGAAATAAGACCATCATCACTCTGTCAGTGGCCGTAGTTGGTTTCCTGCTGGGGGTGCCCCTAACGACACGG GCAGGGATCTAttggctgctgctgatggaCAACTATGCAGCTAGTTTCTCTCTGGTCATCATCTCCTGCATCATGTGTATCTGCGTCATGTATGTTTACG GTCACAGGAACtattttaaagatgttgagATGATGCTGGGCTTCCCTCCTCCTTTGTTCTTCAAAGTCTGCTGGAGATTCATCTCTCCCGTCATTATCTCT TTCATCTTGATCTTCACAGTGATCCAGTACAAACCGATCACTTACAACGACTACATTTATCCCGGCTGGTCCCTGGCTATTGGCTTTGCCATGGCTCTGTCCTCAGTCATCTGCATACCCGTCTACGCCCTGTACAAGATCTCCAAGTCCCCAGGAGCCACTTTTAGAGAG CGGTTGAAGCACGCATGCCAAGCACATCCAAAGTGGGGCCCCGCCCTGCAGGAGCACAGGACAGGCCGCTACGCCCCCATGGCCTCTGAAGACGCTGTGGAGGGCCGTCCCTtaaaggagaaggaggagctgaaggaggaacagAAGGAaggggagaaggagaaggagaaggagaggaaggatGAGATCAGCCTCACCATCCAGGGAAGCAACGGctccaccaacacacacaacaaccCCAACCCCAGCGCGTAG